From the genome of Vicia villosa cultivar HV-30 ecotype Madison, WI linkage group LG2, Vvil1.0, whole genome shotgun sequence, one region includes:
- the LOC131647002 gene encoding non-specific lipid transfer protein GPI-anchored 9-like, with the protein MDNYMIMCIMVVISMMVISLVDAQTAPPCADQILPCMDYLNSTNPPDICCNPIQDMYHTSHETCFCQLATPGLLEGFGVQLDQAMQVVHACGVEFDVTSCKASSPAFSPSLVTPPATPGNDEGGADMITLSEFYFMPLFIWACVLFY; encoded by the exons ATGGATAATTACATGATTATGTGTATTATGGTGGTGATTAGCATGATGGTGATTAGCTTAGTTGATGCACAAACGGCTCCACCTTGTGCTGATCAGATATTACCATGCATGGATTACCTAAACTCCACAAACCCACCAGACATTTGTTGCAATCCAATTCAAGATATGTATCACACATCACATGAAACATGTTTCTGTCAACTTGCAACTCCTGGATTGCTTGAAGGTTTTGGTGTTCAACTTGATCAGGCTATGCAAGTTGTTCATGCTTGCGGTGTCGAGTTCGATGTCACTTCCTGCAAAG CTTCTTCTCCGGCCTTTTCTCCTTCATTGGTGACACCCCCAG CAACACCTGGAAATGATGAAGGAGGAGCAGATATGATTACATTAAGTGAATTCTACTTCATGCCGTTGTTCATTTGGGCATGTGTGTTATTTTATTAA